A window from Bacteroidota bacterium encodes these proteins:
- a CDS encoding DUF2384 domain-containing protein, with the protein MRKTKRLPVKATPVAIALEEPFSDASIADVFFDDLYNILGGKALNSKIKNEFDLIQQAESGIKMKSVKAVSEFLDISMDKMSQLLNVSIRTFQRKKATDVMSAAISQKTIDIAEVAAKGKEIFGNKEKFNLWLNSPIPALHNRKPFDLLKTSTGIKLVMTTLMRIEYGIYI; encoded by the coding sequence ATGCGCAAAACAAAACGATTACCGGTAAAGGCAACACCTGTTGCTATAGCACTTGAAGAGCCTTTTTCTGATGCATCTATTGCTGACGTGTTTTTCGATGATCTTTACAACATCCTTGGTGGTAAAGCGTTGAACTCAAAAATCAAAAACGAGTTTGACCTAATCCAGCAGGCTGAGTCAGGTATAAAAATGAAATCGGTAAAGGCTGTCAGCGAATTTCTCGATATATCTATGGATAAGATGAGTCAACTACTCAATGTTTCTATCCGTACTTTTCAACGTAAAAAAGCAACCGATGTGATGAGCGCTGCCATTTCGCAAAAGACTATTGACATAGCTGAGGTGGCCGCTAAAGGCAAAGAAATTTTTGGCAATAAGGAGAAATTCAACTTGTGGCTAAACAGTCCTATTCCTGCTTTGCATAATCGCAAACCATTCGACTTGTTGAAAACAAGTACAGGTATCAAGTTGGTTATGACAACGCTTATGCGCATTGAATATGGTATTTATATTTAA
- a CDS encoding RES domain-containing protein, protein MRVYRIAARKHIRDLSGTGALLYGGRWNEPGTAALYTSSHLSLAALELLCQSPLHSFPAQLYSVEIEIPDKIKGFEIKTSELPQNWKQIPAGATTKKTGTRILKQNMYLFLKAPSAVLPGEFNYIINPQHPKASLLKIINCEPFSFDQRLYQNLV, encoded by the coding sequence ATGCGCGTTTATCGTATTGCTGCTAGGAAACACATCCGCGATCTTAGTGGCACGGGAGCCTTGTTATACGGTGGGCGTTGGAATGAGCCTGGTACTGCAGCACTTTATACTTCATCTCATTTATCATTGGCCGCATTGGAATTGCTTTGCCAAAGTCCGTTACATTCATTTCCCGCTCAATTGTATTCAGTAGAAATTGAAATTCCTGATAAGATAAAAGGATTTGAAATTAAAACTTCGGAGCTTCCTCAAAATTGGAAGCAAATTCCTGCAGGAGCTACTACTAAGAAAACAGGGACCCGTATTTTAAAACAGAATATGTATTTATTTCTAAAAGCTCCCTCAGCCGTATTACCGGGGGAGTTCAATTATATTATCAATCCACAACATCCCAAAGCTTCCCTCCTTAAAATAATTAATTGCGAGCCATTTAGTTTTGATCAACGGCTATATCAAAATCTGGTTTAA
- a CDS encoding 50S ribosomal protein L25/general stress protein Ctc: protein MKSFAIAGTKRVNLSKSALRELRASGHVPCVLYGGKEQVPFTAPAMSFKHLVYTPDVHTVELSIDGSSYKAVMQDLQFHPVSDKLLHIDFLQIFPEKPVVMEIPVKLEGASEGVKQGGKLIQKLKKLKVKALPANLPDRIMVNISSLQIGGTIKVGEMEMANVEFLDTPSNMIVGVRTTRNVVETPAAAAAAAPAAAKAAPAAKAAPAAAAKPAAKK, encoded by the coding sequence ATGAAATCATTCGCAATTGCGGGTACCAAAAGGGTAAATTTATCTAAGTCAGCACTTAGAGAATTGAGAGCATCAGGACACGTGCCTTGCGTTCTTTACGGTGGTAAAGAGCAGGTACCTTTCACTGCTCCGGCCATGTCGTTCAAGCATTTGGTGTACACGCCCGATGTACACACGGTAGAATTGTCTATCGATGGCAGTAGCTACAAGGCAGTAATGCAGGATTTACAGTTTCATCCTGTGTCAGACAAACTTCTTCACATCGATTTTCTTCAGATTTTTCCTGAAAAGCCGGTAGTTATGGAAATACCGGTAAAGTTGGAAGGAGCCTCTGAAGGGGTTAAGCAAGGAGGTAAATTAATACAGAAGTTAAAGAAACTTAAAGTAAAAGCATTACCTGCCAATCTTCCTGACCGTATTATGGTAAATATTTCTTCATTGCAAATAGGAGGAACAATAAAGGTAGGCGAAATGGAGATGGCCAATGTTGAATTTCTGGATACGCCAAGCAACATGATTGTTGGAGTTCGTACTACTCGTAATGTAGTTGAGACCCCGGCAGCAGCGGCAGCAGCAGCCCCGGCAGCAGCCAAAGCAGCCCCGGCAGCTAAGGCAGCCCCAGCAGCAGCAGCAAAACCGGCAGCAAAGAAATAA
- a CDS encoding ribose-phosphate pyrophosphokinase, translating into MKDSQRVANQVKIFSGTASKYLAEQISEAYGQALGEVTVSRFSDGEFSPSFDESVRGCDVFLIQSTCMPTENLFELLLLVDAAKRASAHYITVVIPYFGFARSDRKDKPRVAIAAKLVANLLSAAGITRIMTMDLHAAQIQGFFDVPVDHLDATTIFVPYIKSLQLDNLLIAAPDMGGVHRARTYAKYFNAEMAICDKHRKRANEIESMQVIGDVEGKDVVLVDDIIDTAGTMTKSAEILIDRGARSVRAFCTHPVLSGPAYERLEKSPIEEIIVCDTIPLKHESPKIKVLKTGELFARAIQKVYSYESFSPLFVKGY; encoded by the coding sequence ATGAAAGACAGTCAGCGAGTTGCTAATCAGGTGAAAATTTTTTCGGGTACTGCGTCCAAATATTTGGCCGAACAAATATCCGAGGCTTACGGACAAGCCCTAGGCGAGGTAACCGTTTCGCGATTTAGCGATGGAGAGTTTTCTCCAAGTTTTGATGAATCGGTTAGAGGATGTGATGTGTTTTTAATTCAATCTACTTGCATGCCAACCGAAAACCTTTTCGAATTATTGCTGTTGGTAGATGCAGCTAAGCGGGCAAGCGCCCATTACATAACAGTGGTTATTCCATATTTTGGTTTTGCCCGAAGCGATCGTAAAGACAAGCCAAGAGTTGCTATAGCAGCTAAGTTGGTTGCCAATTTATTATCGGCTGCCGGTATTACCCGCATTATGACTATGGACCTACATGCAGCGCAAATACAAGGATTCTTTGATGTTCCGGTAGACCACCTGGATGCAACAACTATTTTTGTTCCGTACATAAAGAGCCTCCAGCTCGATAACCTTTTGATTGCTGCTCCTGACATGGGAGGCGTACATCGTGCCCGCACTTATGCCAAGTATTTTAATGCAGAAATGGCTATTTGTGATAAGCATCGCAAGCGTGCAAACGAAATTGAAAGCATGCAGGTAATTGGTGATGTTGAGGGCAAAGATGTGGTATTAGTAGATGATATAATTGATACTGCCGGCACCATGACTAAATCGGCCGAGATACTGATAGATCGCGGAGCCCGCAGTGTACGTGCATTTTGCACACACCCCGTTTTGTCGGGTCCTGCCTACGAGCGCCTCGAAAAATCTCCTATAGAAGAAATTATCGTATGCGATACCATCCCTTTAAAGCATGAATCTCCAAAGATTAAAGTTCTTAAAACCGGAGAGTTATTTGCACGAGCAATTCAAAAGGTTTACTCGTACGAATCTTTTAGTCCATTATTTGTAAAAGGATATTAA
- a CDS encoding sigma-70 family RNA polymerase sigma factor, producing the protein MNEAELVAQCLAGEAKAQQELYNRFAPRMMSVCLRYAENREEAEDFLQDGFIKVFTKLSSFKFEGSLEGWMRRVLVNNMLDELRRKLQMPGMDVIDARFNDPPSASLPTDGIQAKELMTLIASLPAGYRTIFNMYVLDGYSHKEIAAQLKIAESTSKSQLSRAREYLQKRIKATVVSSINK; encoded by the coding sequence ATGAATGAAGCCGAACTTGTAGCACAATGCCTGGCAGGAGAAGCAAAAGCGCAACAGGAATTGTATAACCGCTTTGCCCCCCGAATGATGTCCGTATGCCTGCGTTATGCTGAAAACAGGGAAGAAGCCGAAGATTTTTTGCAAGATGGATTTATAAAAGTGTTTACCAAACTGAGTTCTTTTAAATTCGAAGGTTCGTTGGAGGGATGGATGCGCAGGGTACTAGTTAATAATATGCTTGATGAATTGCGCAGAAAACTTCAAATGCCAGGAATGGATGTGATAGACGCCCGCTTTAATGATCCACCTTCTGCATCTCTGCCTACCGATGGCATACAGGCAAAAGAGTTGATGACATTAATTGCTTCGCTGCCTGCAGGGTATCGCACCATATTTAATATGTATGTTCTGGATGGTTACTCACACAAAGAAATTGCTGCTCAGTTGAAGATTGCTGAGAGTACCAGCAAGTCACAATTAAGCCGGGCACGCGAATATCTTCAGAAGCGAATTAAAGCAACAGTTGTAAGCAGTATAAACAAATAA
- a CDS encoding HD domain-containing protein produces MTSKIYNDPVYGFIQIPFPVINQLIAHPYVQRLRRIRQLGLTHYVYPGALHTRFHHALGAMHLMTQAIASLRSKDVKISYEEAEAATIAILLHDSGHGPFSHALEHSIVSGIHHERISEIIIEALNNEMGGKLELALEIFKNTYSKKFLHQLVSSQLDMDRLDYLNRDSFFTGVTEGVVSSDRLIKMLDVHNDSLVVEEKGIYSVENFIIARRLMYWQVYLHKTVLSAENLLVNILKRAVELAESGQSLFATPALNFFLQNRISNEDFYNNKEVLTNYIALDDYDLYAAIKVWMRHSDFVLSRLSSNIINRNLYKINIAKVPFEKELIEQLTNSVCETYKISKQEAAYFIFTGTVSNNAYKPNTEQINILYKNGEVLDIAKASDNLNISVLSEPIVKYYLCTERY; encoded by the coding sequence ATGACTTCCAAAATTTACAATGACCCGGTATATGGATTTATACAAATTCCGTTTCCGGTAATTAACCAGCTTATAGCGCATCCATATGTACAACGACTGCGTAGAATAAGGCAGTTAGGTCTTACGCATTATGTATACCCGGGGGCCCTGCATACGCGATTCCATCATGCCCTTGGTGCTATGCACCTGATGACGCAAGCCATTGCTTCGTTACGAAGCAAAGATGTAAAAATTTCGTATGAAGAAGCCGAGGCTGCCACTATTGCTATACTATTGCATGATAGCGGGCATGGCCCTTTTTCGCATGCACTCGAACATTCCATAGTTAGCGGCATTCATCACGAAAGAATATCAGAAATCATAATTGAAGCACTAAATAATGAGATGGGAGGGAAGCTCGAGCTCGCACTTGAAATTTTTAAAAACACCTATTCGAAAAAATTTCTGCATCAGCTCGTTTCATCTCAACTTGATATGGACCGTTTGGATTACCTCAACCGCGATAGTTTTTTTACCGGTGTAACCGAAGGAGTGGTCAGTAGTGACCGCCTCATAAAAATGCTCGATGTACACAATGATTCGCTCGTAGTGGAAGAAAAGGGAATATACTCGGTAGAGAATTTTATTATAGCACGTAGGCTTATGTACTGGCAAGTGTATTTGCATAAAACGGTATTGTCAGCAGAAAATTTGCTGGTCAATATTCTTAAGCGTGCCGTGGAATTGGCCGAAAGCGGCCAATCATTATTTGCTACACCTGCTCTTAACTTTTTTCTACAAAACCGAATTAGCAATGAGGACTTTTACAATAATAAGGAAGTACTAACCAACTACATTGCGCTTGATGATTATGATTTATATGCAGCCATAAAAGTATGGATGCGCCATAGTGACTTTGTGCTTTCGCGTCTATCTTCCAATATCATAAACAGAAACTTGTATAAGATAAATATTGCAAAAGTTCCTTTTGAGAAGGAGTTAATTGAGCAATTGACTAATTCGGTTTGCGAGACTTATAAAATAAGCAAGCAAGAGGCAGCCTATTTTATTTTTACAGGAACCGTTTCAAACAATGCGTATAAGCCAAATACGGAACAGATAAATATTCTTTATAAAAATGGCGAGGTGCTGGATATCGCCAAGGCTTCTGATAACTTAAATATTTCTGTGCTGAGCGAGCCAATTGTGAAGTACTATTTATGCACCGAAAGGTATTAG
- a CDS encoding DUF4476 domain-containing protein, giving the protein MRKTVLFILVLITISIAAQANHLLSSFAIRTNDNSLISISIDKGPFTNYSRKHLLTGIPAGYRQVTVYKIRPQHAPRLVFNQMVYVEQASEMSTVLRGFQNLQVVAVIPNTVVIDNGYYGYNGNGGGYNNQQVCASQCYMSDTQFEDLRRTVCNQNFDDTKLSIALAALRINKISSRQVAILMREFTFESNRLAFAKSAYQSTVDRENYFMVNNEFTFSSSINELNEYING; this is encoded by the coding sequence ATGAGAAAAACAGTACTTTTTATTTTAGTGCTTATCACCATAAGCATAGCAGCGCAGGCCAATCATCTACTTAGCAGTTTTGCTATACGAACCAATGATAACAGCCTTATCAGCATATCTATTGATAAAGGGCCTTTTACAAATTATTCGCGCAAGCATTTATTAACCGGCATACCAGCAGGATACCGACAAGTAACAGTGTATAAAATACGCCCTCAACATGCCCCACGTTTGGTTTTTAATCAAATGGTGTATGTGGAGCAAGCAAGCGAAATGAGTACCGTATTACGTGGTTTTCAGAACTTGCAAGTTGTTGCAGTAATTCCTAATACGGTTGTCATTGATAATGGGTACTATGGATACAATGGTAATGGTGGAGGTTACAATAATCAGCAGGTTTGCGCCAGTCAATGCTACATGAGCGATACGCAATTTGAAGATTTGCGAAGAACAGTTTGTAATCAGAATTTTGACGATACCAAACTTAGTATAGCGCTTGCAGCTTTGCGCATAAATAAAATTAGTAGCCGTCAGGTGGCCATACTAATGCGCGAATTTACATTTGAAAGCAATCGGTTAGCATTTGCAAAGTCTGCATACCAAAGCACCGTTGACCGCGAGAATTATTTTATGGTAAACAATGAGTTTACTTTCTCGAGCAGCATAAATGAATTGAATGAATACATAAATGGTTAA
- the polA gene encoding DNA polymerase I, which translates to MKKLFLLDAFALIYRAYFAFSKNPRINSKGMNTSAIFGFTNTLLDILNNEKPTHLGVAFDTSAPTARHIDYVEYKAQRQEVPEDIRLSIPYIKDIIRAFNIPILEMDGYEADDVIGTIARKAEQQDFNVFMMTPDKDMCQLVTEKVFMYKPAKFGAPAEVMGIDAVLEKYDIKRVDQVIDLLGLMGDAVDNIPGIRGVGEKTAKDLLKQFDTVEGVLANTDKLKGALQKKVIEGADNARLSKQLATIIIDAPIDFDHMHLEVAPVNREKIQSIFAELEFKQLTKRVLGEEPTTAAPISKQGSLFDADTDATAEPATIVSNKKTINDVAHTYFLCDTEAKQKELLTLLMKQTEVCFDTETTGIDANSAELVGMSFSFEPYTGYYIPVSATYDDALATVNLFKPFFENTSIAKVGQNMKYDILMLRWYDIVVQGEMFDTMLAHYLLEPDQRHNMTVLCETYLNYLPVPIENLIGEKKASQISMRNVALEQITEYAAEDADVTLQLKHILLPLLHENNLYKLFSEVEIPLMNVLVAMEMEGVAIDASFLNEYALVLQKEIEVSEKDIYEACGLTFNIASPRQLGEVLFDHLKIDPKAKKTKTGQYATGEDVLSKLADKHPAVNKVLEFRELVKLKNTYIDTLPTMVNKRTLRVHTSFAQAVAATGRLSSNNPNLQNIPIRTERGKEIRKAFIARNDKYTLMSADYSQIELRIIAEFSKDESMIDAFKNGIDIHASTASKVYNVALADVTGDMRRNAKMVNFGIIYGISAFGLSQRLNIPRGEAKEIIDNYFAQYPTIKAYMDGSIQQAREKGYVETILGRKRYLRDINSANAVVRGFAERNAINAPIQGSAADLIKVAMINIYNEFRAAKFNTKMTLQVHDELVFDVPLDEVEIVKPVIRKCMREAIKMTVPLEVEIGVGHNWLEAH; encoded by the coding sequence ATGAAAAAACTTTTCCTTTTAGATGCTTTTGCATTGATATATCGCGCCTATTTTGCTTTTAGCAAGAATCCCAGAATAAACAGTAAGGGCATGAATACAAGTGCCATATTTGGCTTTACCAATACCTTGCTCGATATATTGAACAACGAAAAACCAACGCACCTGGGTGTTGCATTTGATACCAGCGCACCTACTGCCCGCCACATTGATTATGTTGAGTATAAGGCTCAGCGCCAAGAGGTACCCGAGGATATTCGACTTTCAATTCCCTATATTAAAGATATTATTCGCGCTTTCAATATTCCCATCCTAGAGATGGATGGATATGAGGCCGATGATGTTATTGGAACGATAGCACGCAAGGCTGAGCAACAAGATTTTAACGTGTTCATGATGACACCTGATAAAGATATGTGCCAGTTAGTTACCGAAAAAGTATTTATGTACAAGCCGGCCAAGTTTGGAGCGCCTGCCGAAGTAATGGGAATAGATGCAGTGTTGGAGAAATACGATATCAAACGTGTTGATCAGGTAATTGATCTTTTGGGGCTGATGGGTGATGCGGTAGATAATATTCCGGGTATAAGAGGAGTAGGTGAAAAAACTGCTAAAGATTTATTGAAGCAGTTTGATACGGTTGAAGGAGTGTTGGCTAACACTGATAAATTAAAAGGTGCTTTGCAAAAGAAAGTTATTGAAGGTGCAGACAATGCACGCCTTTCAAAACAGCTGGCAACCATTATTATAGATGCACCCATCGATTTCGATCATATGCACTTAGAAGTAGCGCCTGTGAATCGCGAAAAAATACAATCTATTTTTGCAGAGCTTGAATTTAAACAACTTACCAAACGGGTGTTAGGTGAAGAGCCTACAACTGCTGCTCCAATATCAAAACAAGGGAGTCTGTTTGATGCTGATACGGATGCAACTGCTGAACCAGCAACAATTGTCAGCAACAAAAAAACAATTAACGATGTTGCTCATACTTATTTCCTTTGTGATACAGAAGCTAAGCAAAAAGAATTGTTAACCCTGTTAATGAAGCAAACTGAAGTTTGCTTTGATACCGAAACTACCGGTATAGATGCCAACAGTGCTGAGTTGGTTGGTATGTCATTTTCTTTTGAGCCTTACACAGGATATTATATTCCAGTAAGTGCAACATATGACGATGCTCTTGCTACCGTTAACCTTTTTAAACCTTTTTTTGAAAATACTAGCATTGCCAAAGTGGGGCAAAACATGAAATATGATATACTCATGCTGCGTTGGTACGATATTGTAGTGCAAGGAGAAATGTTTGACACCATGCTGGCACATTACCTGCTTGAGCCTGATCAGCGACATAATATGACTGTGCTTTGTGAAACATACCTCAACTATTTGCCCGTACCGATAGAAAATTTGATTGGAGAAAAAAAGGCCAGTCAGATAAGTATGCGAAATGTTGCTTTGGAACAAATAACTGAATATGCTGCCGAAGATGCAGATGTAACCCTACAACTAAAACATATACTGTTACCGTTATTACATGAGAATAACCTATATAAACTTTTCAGCGAGGTAGAAATACCGTTGATGAATGTACTGGTTGCTATGGAAATGGAAGGTGTTGCCATCGATGCTTCCTTCTTAAATGAATATGCGCTAGTGTTGCAAAAAGAAATTGAAGTATCAGAAAAAGATATCTATGAAGCTTGTGGACTTACCTTTAACATTGCTTCACCACGCCAATTAGGCGAGGTGTTATTCGATCATTTAAAAATTGACCCTAAAGCCAAGAAAACCAAAACCGGACAGTATGCCACAGGGGAAGATGTGTTAAGTAAACTTGCAGATAAGCATCCTGCAGTAAATAAAGTATTGGAATTTCGCGAACTCGTAAAATTAAAGAACACGTATATTGATACACTACCAACCATGGTAAATAAGCGAACACTCCGTGTACATACATCGTTTGCACAAGCTGTAGCAGCAACGGGTCGCTTAAGTAGCAATAATCCCAATTTGCAAAACATTCCTATCCGCACCGAACGTGGTAAAGAAATACGCAAAGCGTTTATAGCTCGTAATGATAAATACACGCTGATGAGTGCCGACTACTCGCAAATTGAATTGCGCATAATTGCCGAGTTTAGCAAAGATGAAAGTATGATTGATGCATTTAAAAATGGTATCGATATACATGCAAGCACGGCAAGTAAAGTTTACAATGTTGCCCTTGCCGATGTTACCGGTGACATGAGGCGCAATGCAAAAATGGTGAACTTCGGAATCATATATGGTATAAGCGCTTTCGGTTTATCGCAACGATTGAATATACCGCGAGGCGAAGCCAAAGAAATTATCGATAATTATTTTGCACAGTACCCCACCATAAAAGCATACATGGATGGCAGCATACAACAAGCCCGCGAAAAAGGTTATGTTGAAACTATATTAGGACGCAAGCGATATTTGCGCGATATAAATTCGGCAAATGCCGTAGTACGTGGTTTTGCCGAACGCAACGCTATTAACGCACCCATACAAGGCAGTGCTGCCGATTTAATTAAAGTAGCCATGATTAATATTTACAACGAATTTCGTGCAGCTAAATTCAACACAAAAATGACTTTGCAAGTACATGATGAACTTGTGTTTGATGTACCTCTCGATGAAGTAGAAATTGTAAAACCTGTAATAAGAAAATGTATGCGCGAAGCAATCAAAATGACCGTACCCCTCGAAGTAGAAATTGGTGTGGGGCACAATTGGTTGGAGGCGCATTGA
- a CDS encoding bifunctional hydroxymethylpyrimidine kinase/phosphomethylpyrimidine kinase has translation MNLLTVGTVAFDAIETPFGKTDKIIGGAATYASIAASYFTKPVNIISVVGDDFPQSMIDTFSAMGINTDGLQIKKGEKSFFWSGKYHADMNTRDTLDTQLNVLLSFDPQVPASYANTDYLLLGNLMPQIQMQVLERLAARPKLVIMDTMNFWMDSQWDALMQMIPRADVLSINDEEARQLSKEYSLRKAATKILAMGPKVVIIKKGEHGALLFNSNEVFFAPALPLEEVFDPTGAGDSFAGGFAGYLCKTDDISFDNMKRAIIFGSAMASFCVEKFGTERMLQLSEKEITERVNSFYDLVSFRIDE, from the coding sequence ATGAACCTTTTAACAGTAGGCACAGTAGCCTTTGATGCCATCGAAACTCCTTTTGGAAAAACAGATAAAATTATCGGAGGTGCTGCAACCTATGCCTCTATTGCCGCATCATATTTTACCAAGCCGGTAAATATTATTTCGGTAGTAGGTGACGATTTTCCACAGTCTATGATAGACACGTTTAGTGCCATGGGTATAAATACCGATGGGTTGCAAATTAAAAAGGGAGAGAAATCTTTTTTCTGGAGTGGCAAGTACCATGCGGATATGAATACCCGCGATACGCTCGATACCCAACTTAATGTATTGCTTAGCTTTGATCCTCAGGTTCCGGCATCATATGCAAATACTGATTACTTATTGCTTGGCAATCTGATGCCACAAATACAAATGCAGGTGCTCGAGCGGCTTGCTGCACGCCCTAAACTGGTGATAATGGATACAATGAATTTTTGGATGGATTCACAATGGGATGCGTTAATGCAAATGATACCACGTGCTGATGTGTTGAGTATTAATGATGAAGAAGCGCGACAGCTTAGTAAAGAATATTCGTTGCGCAAAGCGGCAACCAAAATACTTGCTATGGGCCCCAAAGTGGTAATAATTAAGAAAGGAGAACATGGCGCATTGTTGTTTAACTCAAACGAAGTGTTTTTCGCTCCAGCCTTACCGCTTGAAGAAGTGTTTGACCCTACCGGTGCCGGTGATTCGTTTGCCGGAGGTTTTGCCGGTTATTTATGCAAAACAGATGATATTTCTTTTGATAATATGAAGCGTGCCATCATTTTTGGCTCAGCCATGGCTTCTTTTTGTGTAGAAAAATTTGGCACCGAGCGTATGCTTCAATTATCTGAAAAAGAAATTACTGAGCGTGTAAATTCTTTTTACGATTTGGTAAGTTTTCGAATTGACGAGTAA
- a CDS encoding gliding motility-associated C-terminal domain-containing protein, which produces MTDKELDKLFADQLQNLESPVNPEIWTRVSGSIAQAGSTAAVVGTAGISKLTLAIAAAVFAGTIAAVTFFYTNKDSDLKQSEQVVSSSTVASENKEVAKVEEPSSIGINPEIEKVKQAENAIIAATQSVANQENTLSANNSTSPDLDANATTNSAPPQANTPAAIPQINGVDGKQTQNDPQDSNPDKLEAEPDNLGQTKEDEKAIPSVPKDDVAQYLDLERISNVMTPNGDGLNDEFKVIVNNMKVVNMVIYERNGKTIKSVQNGTAELVWDGKDKNGNQVSTGTYFYFIFGETIHNSPLVHRGSIDIR; this is translated from the coding sequence ATGACCGATAAGGAATTAGATAAATTATTTGCAGACCAGTTACAAAACCTGGAGTCGCCTGTTAATCCTGAAATTTGGACTCGGGTAAGTGGTTCAATTGCACAAGCAGGTTCAACAGCCGCTGTAGTTGGAACAGCCGGTATTTCAAAACTTACCTTGGCAATTGCTGCTGCTGTTTTTGCAGGCACTATTGCTGCAGTTACTTTTTTCTATACCAATAAGGATAGCGATTTAAAACAATCAGAACAAGTTGTTTCTAGTTCAACCGTTGCTTCTGAAAATAAAGAAGTTGCAAAGGTTGAGGAGCCATCTTCAATTGGCATAAATCCTGAAATAGAAAAGGTTAAGCAAGCTGAAAATGCCATAATAGCAGCAACTCAAAGTGTTGCTAATCAAGAAAATACCCTTAGTGCTAATAACTCTACCTCGCCTGATTTAGATGCAAATGCGACCACTAACTCAGCACCTCCTCAAGCTAATACGCCTGCCGCAATTCCTCAAATAAATGGAGTTGATGGTAAGCAAACACAAAATGACCCTCAAGATTCCAATCCCGATAAGCTTGAAGCAGAGCCTGATAACCTGGGTCAGACTAAGGAAGATGAAAAAGCCATTCCATCTGTGCCTAAGGATGATGTTGCACAATACCTCGATTTGGAGCGTATAAGTAATGTAATGACACCCAATGGAGATGGGCTAAATGATGAGTTCAAGGTGATCGTCAACAATATGAAAGTAGTCAATATGGTGATTTATGAGCGTAATGGTAAGACGATAAAGTCAGTACAAAATGGTACAGCAGAATTAGTATGGGATGGAAAGGACAAAAATGGAAATCAGGTATCAACAGGCACCTATTTTTACTTTATCTTTGGCGAAACAATTCATAACTCACCGCTTGTACATCGTGGAAGTATTGATATCAGGTAG
- a CDS encoding helix-turn-helix domain-containing protein, whose amino-acid sequence MSHISRIERGIINTSITNVFRIAEVLEIASAKLIELNLESS is encoded by the coding sequence TTGAGCCACATATCAAGAATAGAAAGAGGTATTATTAACACCAGCATTACAAACGTATTTCGCATTGCAGAAGTATTAGAAATTGCTTCGGCAAAGTTAATTGAGTTAAATTTGGAGTCATCCTAA